CTTGGCCAGTCAAAGCCTCTAAAAAGCCGTGCAGCACCGTTACCAGCCCCTGACCACCAGAGTCAACCACACCGACTTCCTTTAATACCGGTAAGAGCTCCGGCGTCTTTTGGAGGGCCAAGTCGGCAGCGGTAACGATTTCTTGCAGCACAATTGCTAAATCGTCTTCGCCGTTTTTGACTACGTTCAACCCCGCTTGGGCCGACTCGCGGACTACCGTCAGGATCGTCCCCTCGGTTGGCTTCATGACGGCCTTGTACGCCGTCTTTGCCCCGTTAGCGTAGGCATCCACGAAGGCCTTAGCGTCGAGGCTTTCGGCCCCTTCACAGCCCTTGGCAAAGCCACGGAAGATTTGGGATAAAATTACCCCGGAGTTCCCCCGGGCCCCCATCAACAGCCCCTTAGCCAGGGCGTTAGCTAGGTCACCAACGGCCGTGGCCGTGGCGTCCCGTTCGTACTTGGCCCCGGAGGCCATTGACATTGACATATTCGTCCCAGTATCGCCGTCCGGAACTGGAAAGACATTTAGCGAGTTGATGTAATCCGCTTGGGCCGTCAGCTTGGCGGCCGCGGCTTGCACCATCTTGCCAAATTCATGGTTTGTAATTGTTGTAACTACCAAAGTTATTGTTCCTCCCGCTCGGTCACGCTAGTCGCCCAGGACGCGCACGCCCTGAACCATAATGTTCACAGAGTTGGCCGTTACCCCGAGCATTGCCTCTAAGTTGTACTTCACCTTTTCTTGCACGCTCTTGGAGACGGCGGAAATCTTGGTTCCGTAGCCGACGATAATGTACACATCGACGGCAATCCCGTTATCCTGTTGACGAATGACAACGCCCTGGTGGAAGCTGTCACGTCCTAAGATTTGGTTAACCCCATCCTTTAGCGGGTTGCGACTTGCCATTCCGACAACTCCATAGTTATCAGTGGCGGCGCCGCCAACAACCGTCGCGATGACGTCATTTGCAATGTCGATCATTCCAGCAGGAGTTTTAATCTTTACTGCCATCCAAAACGGCCTCCTTTAGTCGTTGAACTCAGTTCGTAAAATTTGTATCCATCATATCTTACCATACAACGCCCCGGGCAACAAAACTAACCCGTTGGCAAGCAAAAAACGGCTGCCAAAAATTGGCAGCCGCATTTATTAGGTTCTTAGTTAACCCGAGTCACTTTCCCTAACTTCAGGGTACGTGCTGAAACGTAAACCTTCTTCGGCTTACCATTAACTAAAATGGTGGCCTTTTGCAAGTTTGGCTTCCAGCTGCGACGACTTGAGTTAAGGGCGTGTGAACGCTTGTTACCAAACCGCGTCCGCTTGCCAGTAATAAAATCCTTAGCCATGATAACCCTCCTCTCCTCATCAAATTATTTTCTCCGCGCATCTGCGGTAACTCACCTAAATAATTTACCATAGGGGCACGGTGATTGCAACATTTTCTTTCAAGTATTTTTCCTTGACAGCTAACGGGCACCCCAATCCCGGCTCTGAATGACGGCAACCACCCCGTCTTGAAAGGAAAAGTGGTTAACCTCACCAACAAACTCGTTACTGGACCACGAAATGGGCACCTCGGCATCAAAATTAGTGAGCCGGTACTTTTCATCTGGCAGGGTTAGGCCCTTGACGGAGGTTAAATTGACGAAGGCCAAGTACTTCATCTCCGGTAACTTCTCAATTGTATACTCACCCGGCCAGTAGTAAGTGACTTCGTTTTGCCGGTCAATTAAGCGGAGCCGGTCCAAGTAGGGCTGAAATTCCTCTAAGAGCGGGAAATAGAGGTTAGACAAAAGCTGATCCAAGCGCCCCCCGGTGGCCCCGTATATGTTAACCCGATCAGGCTGGTAGTCTAAAAAGGCCCGCTTGACCCCTAATTGGGTGTCGGTGTAGTCCTTTTCGGGGGGGAACGTCGTTAAAGAAATTCCCCGCTCCTCTAGCCGTTGCAAGAGGGGCGCCGGCGTTGAATCAAAATCACCCAGTGCCACTTGTGGTGTGATTCCGTGGTCCAACAAGAAGGTGGCGCCGTAATCAACCCCGATCCAAATCTGGTTGGCCCGCGTCCTTAGTTGGTCTAGCGGCACGAGCTCTAGGATCCCCCCGACCATGATGTTGACTTCTCTCACGACCTTACCTCCCCATCAAAAAAGGGCGTGACGGAAATCAGTGATTTCGCTGTCACGTCCCTAAGCGTTACTTCGTTGCGTCCTTGATCTTGTTGATTTGGGCCACTGGATCTTCGTTGTCAAACACAAAGGAGCCAGCTACGGCCACCGTTGCCCCCGCCTTGTAGCAGTCAACAACGGTTTGGTCGTTCACCCCACCATCGATTTCGATGTCGAAGTCGTAACCCAGTTCCTTCTTCAAAGCATCCAATTCGGCAATCTTAGCCACCGTTTCCGGCAGGAACTTCTGGCCACCAAAGCCTGGGTTAACAGTCATCACCAGCACTTGGTCCACCATGTGTAACACAGGCTTGATCATGTCAACCGGTGTTCCCGGGTTAATAACTACTTCGGCCTTGACCCCACCATTCTTGATGATTTGAAGGGCCCGGTGAATGTGTTGGGTGGCTTCGACTTGCACCCCAATGATGTCGGCACCGGCGTCAATGAAGTCCGGTAAAATGTGTTCTGGGTTTTGAACCATCAGGTGCACGTCTAAGACCATCTTAGAGATTGGCCGAATCGCCTTTACGAAGCCTGGACCGTAAGAAATGCTTGGGACAAAACTCCCGTCCATCACGTCGATGTGAAGGACTTCGGCGCCACCCTTTTCCACCATTTCAATGTCTTTTTGCAGGTTCACGTAATCAGCACTCAAAATTGACGGTGCAACTTTAATCATAATCAATTCCCTCATTTCTGATAGTTTGGTTTCTGGTTGGCAATTAACTCGTGGAACTGGAGGTAATTGTCATACCGACTGTTCATTATTTTACCATGTTTAAGCGCATTCTTGACCGCACAGGACGGTTCTTTTATGTGTAAACAACCCCGAAATTTGCATTCGGGCGCGAGTGCTTGCATCTCCGGGAAGAAGTGGGGTAACTCCTCGACGGTCATTTGGAAGTCTTCGTACGACGAAAAACCTGGTGTATCAGCAATCAAGGCGTCGCCCACCTGCATCAAGCTAACCTTACGGGTGGTGTGACGCCCCCGCTTGAGGGCCTGGGAAATCTCCCCGGTCGCCAGGTTAAGATCGGGCGCCAGGTGGTTTAACAGGGTGGACTTCCCCGCCCCGGTCTGGCCCATCATGGTGACCACCTTACCGGCCAGTATCTTACGTAACTCACCTAAGGCCTCCTCACCAAACGAGGGCCGTTGGTAAAGCACCGGGTAGCCAATCATTTGGTAGCCTTTTACCACCAGCATCAGGGCGTCTGCTTCTTGATCCGAAAGGAGGTCCGTTTTAGAGAAGTAAATCACCGGATCAATCCCCTGGCTCTCCAAGGCCACTAGTTGGCGGTCTAATAGGTTCGTTGACAGGTTGGGTTCCTTAACGGCAGTCACGACCACCGCTAGGTCGACGTTGGCCACCATGGGACGGACCAACTGATTCTTGCGGGGCAAGATCTTTAGGAGGTAGCCCTCCCGTTGGTTTTCCGCCTCAAACTCCACTTGGTCACCAACGACGGGCTTTAACCCCCGCTTCCGAAAGTTTCCCCGTGCCCTGGTCCGGTATAGTTTTCCCCCGGACCAAATGTCATAAAAGCCACTCAGTGACTGCTGAATCGTCCCGTTTTTCACAAACGACCTCCTATCGCTTTTAGCCGGTAATGTTCGTTGCACTCATGATCGTCTTGCCGTTTCGGATCACCTTGTAGGCCCCGGTTTGACCGTTGCGCAGGGTGAACGGCACGTTGATCGTTGTTTCCTGGTTAATCGTGATGTCTTGGTATTCCATCGTTAGGTTGTGGTAAGCATCCTCAATGTAAACTTGGACCCGGTTTTCGGTCTTGCCCCCGTTACCATCAAAGGGGATGTCGATTTGGATGCTAGTGGTTTTCAGTTGGGTCCCCGAACTTGCAATCACCACCGTCAGGGTGTCCCCCTTAGCTAAACGACTCCCCGCCTTGGGAGTTTGGCTAATGACCTTGTTGGCCGCTACCGTGGTTGATTCCTGTTGGGTCACCGTCAGTTGTAGGCCATGCTTGCTAGCGTAGTCTTGAACATCGGTAATGTCCTCGTTTTTAAAGTTAGGAATCTTATAAGTTTGTTTCCCGGCCGATACGGTTAGGGTAATCACGTCTTGGGCCGGGTGAACCACCGTTCCCGAGCTCACCGATTGACGAATGATTTGCCCTGCGCTAACGGAAGAGGAATACTCCTTTTTAATCCGTACGGTAAATCCTTTGGCCCGTAAGCTTTCGGCGGTCCCTTGGTAGTCGTTGCCGACCAGGTCGTCCATTGTCCACTTCTTCATCCCGTTGGATAAGATAACGTTCACTTCACGACCATAACGGGCCTTGCTGGCACCATCAACGGTGACAATCCGATTTTTGGCCACTGACGAGGATGTTTCCCGGGTTATATTTCCCAAGCGCAGGTGCTTTTTAGCTAACGCCTTGGTCGCCTGAGCGGTCGTCATCCCGGTCAGGTCCGGCACGGTTACTTCACGGTTGAAATACCACCCCGAACCCAGTAGACCTGCTAAAACAATCGTCAGTAGGCTCACCCACAACCCCTGGCGCCGTTTCTTTTTCGGGACAGGCGGCTGTTCTGGAGCCGTCTCTTGTTGTTCAGGGGCTTCTTTTGCTTCCGGCTCCTGCTTAGTTTTGGCCGCCGCTTCCTTGATTTGGCGGTAATCCAAGACCTTAGTTTCCTCATCCCCTGGGTCTGCTAAGACCAGTGGTGCCTCGTTGGCTCGCTCCGGAGTCAGGACCGTTTTCAAGTCCTTGGCCATCTCTTCGGCGGAACCATAGCGCTGGGCGGGGTCCTTGGCGGTCGCCCGGTAGACGACGTTTTCCAGTGACTGGGGAATCGCCGGGTTCGCCTGGCGTACCGAAGGAACCCGGTCCTGAAAGTGCTTTAGCGCAATTGAAACCGCGGTTTCCCCTTCAAAGGGCACCTTGCCAACTAATAACTCGTACAGGATAATCCCGAGTGAGTAGATGTCCGAACGCTTGGTGGCAATCGAGCCCCGCGCTTGTTCGGGCGATAAGTAATGGACCGAACCTAACAGGGTATTCGTCTGGGTTAACGAATTCCCCGAGCTGGCCGTCGCAATACCAAAGTCAGTAATTTTAATGTTTTGTTGATCGTCAATTAAGATATTTTGGGGCTTGAGATCACGGTGAATAATTCCCTGGGCGTGGGCCGCTTCAACGGCAGCCAGCACCTGTTCCATAATGTTAACCACTTGGGGGAGCGGAAGGGGGTAGTGCTGCTTAATGTACGCCTTGAGGTCCATCCCCTTGACGTATTGCATTACCATGTATTGCATTCCGTGGTCTTCTCCCACGTCGTAAACCCCAACAATGTGGGGATCATTAAGTTGGGTTGCCGCTAAAGCCTCGCGGTGAAAGCGGCGCTGCGTGTTGGGATCATCCCGCAGATCAAGCCGTAATAATTTAACCGATACATCCCGGTCTAAAACCAGGTCGTGGGCCAAGTAGACATTGGCCATTCCGCCCTCACCAAGGGGACGGATGATCCGGTACCGGTGATTTAGCTCGTATCCGGGTTCCATCTGTTATTTCTCCTGGTCGTTTTGGCTAATTAAAACGGTGACGTTATCGTTGCCGCCGGCCGCGTTGGCCAGCTTGATCAGGTCGGCACACTTATCTTCTAAAGACTCGTGTCCCGCTAAAACGGCCGCAATCTGATCACCTTCGACCATTTTGCTCAGGCCATCCGTACACAACAGTAGTTGATCATTTTCCCCGAGTTCAAAGGAATTGACGTCGATTTCAGCGTCAGTTGAGATTCCAATTGCCCGGGTAATAATGTTATTTTGCGGGGAATGTGCGGCCTCTTGTTCCGTTAAGTCACCGTTTTTGACTAGTTCATTGACGAGGGAGTGATCGACGGTGATTTGGGTCAACAAATCCTGGTGGAAAATATAACCCCGGCTGTCACCAATATTGGCGACCACGGCAACGTTATCAATCAGGATTGCCGCAACCATCGTCGTTCCCATCCCTCGGTAGTTAAGATTTGAATTTGCTTTATTTAAAATTAATTTGTTAACCAAGCGGACCTTATCCCGAAACCACGCCTTAGCGGTGCGGACGGTTTTAGGTGCCTCCTGGGTGAAGTAACGACCGAGCGCCGCTACCGTTTCTTCAGCAGCGACGTTGCCCCCATTATTGCCCCCCACTCCATCAGCAATAACCACTAATTGGAGGTTTGGCGCAGCAAAAAAATTATTAACCCGGTCCTGATTTTCGGACCGTTGTTGACCGATATCTGATTGAAATGCAGTCTCCATGAGTTTCTTTTTCCCCTTCTACTGAACTCGTTGAAGGTTACTAATAAAGAAACCATCAGAGCCGTAGTCACTCGGCAACAGGGTGAGCGTCTGGGCTTGGCGGTTGTCCTCCAACATACGTGCGGTGGTGGTTTTTTGTAACCGGAAGTTGGGGTGGTGCTTTAAAAATTCGGCCACCGTCTCGTCATTTTCCTGACGAAGGATCGTGCACGTACTATAGGTAATTATACCGCCCTTTTTGACTTTTGTGGCCACCGAATCCAAAATTGCCCCCTGAATTTGGTGGAGACGTTGGCTGTCGCCCAGTTGCTTATCGTAGCGAATCTCCGGTTTCCGCCGTAAAAGTCCCATCCCCGAACACGGTGCATCAACCAAGATCTGATCAAAGAACTGATCGGCAAATTCCTGGCCAACCTGGCGAGCGTCGAGTTGGCGGGCGAAGACCCGGTTGTCAACCCCCATCCGTTGCGCGTTCTTTTCGATTAAGCCCACCTTATGCCGGTGGATGTCTAAGGCGTAGACCTCCCCGTCAGTTAAGGCCTCCGCAATTTGAACGGTTTTACCCCCCGGAGCGGCACAGGCGTCCAAGACCCGTTCGTGACCGGTCAGGTGCATGCTTTCCACGGCTAACATGGCGGATTCGTCTTGAATCGTTACCACCCCGTTTTTAAAGGCCGCCGTTTTTAACACCGCCCCCTTAGTAACCACTAAGCCATTTTGGGCGACCTCAGATGGTTTGGTTTCCACCCCCGCTGACCTTAGCAGTGCTTGGGCTTCTTCGACCGTGGCCTTGGCCCGGTTAACCCGTAGGCTGATCCGTGCCGGTTCGTTAATTACCTTAGCAAGCGCCTCCGTTTGGGCCAGCCCATACTGAGCGACCAATTCGTCAACCAGCCAGTCCGGCAGGGAGGCTTGGATGGCCAACCGCTGCTTGGGGTCCTCAATTTTTTCAACGTCGGCCACTCCGTTCCTCAGAATTGCGTGCAAAACCCCGGTCACAAAGCGACGAACCCCAGGGTTCCCCCGCCGCTTAGCAATTTCGATCGCCTCATCGGTAGCGGCAAAGTTGGGTACCCGATCCAGGTACTGGTACTGAAAGAGGGTCATTAACAAAAGGGTTTTGACCCAAGGGCGCACCTTTTTGCCGGCGATAAAGGGGGAAAGCCAGTAGTCTAAGGTCCGTTGGTGCTGTAGAGTTCCGTACACTAAGGCTGTTACTAGGCGGCGATCAGCGCCCGATAATTGCCCGCTTTCTAAGGCCTGGTTCAACTGGAGATTTGAATAGGCCCCCGACGTGCGGACCTTATCTAGCGTCGCCAGGGCGATGGCCCGGGCCCCCGTTAATTGTGCTTGTTTCTTAGTCATTGTTAATCGCTTGTACTCCCGGCTTTAAATTTTGGTGGCCGTTTAAGTAATCCGTAATGTCCATCTTGGGCTTTCCGGCTGGCTTAAGGCTGTTAATCTGGTAAGTCGTCCCCGCTCCGGCCGCTATAATCAGGGCGTGTTTTTCCACCCGCACCACCTGGCCCGGTTGCAGATCAGTCGTTTCCGTTAGCGGGGTCACGTCGTAAACCTTAGTTCGTAGGCCATCAATCACCATGTTACCAACCGGGGCTGGGCGCAACCCCCGAACGAGGTCATCAATTCGGTCGGCCGGGAGCGTGAAATCAATCGTTTCTTGTTCGCGGGTGATGTTTGGTGAAAAGACAACCTGGCTTTCGTCTTGTTTGACCGGGGTGATATCGCCGGCGAGCAACTTAGGCAGGGTATCTAACAAAAGGTCGCGCCCCAGTAGTGATAGCTTTTCAAACATCGTCCCGGTATCGTCTTGCTTGGTAATTGGTAAACTAGCCTGGCTGATGATATCGCCGGCGTCCATCTTCTTAACCATGTACATGATTGTGACCCCGGTCTCGGCGTCCCCGTTCATCACGGCGTATTGAATTGGCGCCCCACCCCGGTACTTAGGTAACAAGGAACCGTGAACGTTAATGGCCGCAACCTTAGCGGCGGCGAGTAGCTTGTCCGGCAAGAATTGACCAAAGGCCGCCGTGATAATCAGGTCCGGTGCTAGTTCAATCACCCGGTCCATTTCGGGGCTGTGATTAATTTTTTCGGGGGTCAAAACCTCAATTCCGTTTTCAAGGGCTAGTTCCTTAACCGGAGTGGCCCGTAATTCGCGCTTGCGTCCCACCCGACGATCAGGTTGGGAAACAACGGCTAGTACTTGGTAGTCTTCGCTATCGATGAGGGCCTTCAAAATTGGGACCGCAAACTGGGGGGTCCCCATAAAAACAATTGATTTCATTGGCGTGGTTTCCTTTCTACATCTACAAGAAGTACTGGGGATCCGGGTCAATCATCACCTGGGTCTCCCGGTCAAACTGTTGCTGGGCCCCTTCCATGATCGCGGTTAAGCGGGCATGGAGGGCCGGATCGTGACGGTACTTGATCACAATTTGGTAATAGTAACGGTTTTTCAAGCGGGCAATTGCCCGGGGGGTGGGGCCTAAAATGATCGTTTGCGAATCCAACTGCCCCACCAACTCCTGGCGAACCGCTTGCATCACCCGGGCGGCCATCTGCTCATCGGGGTGGCTGCCCATCACCCGGACCGTGTAATAATACGGCGGGTAGGCGCCGAGTTTGCGCAGGTTCATCTCCTGGACGAAGAAGCGCTCGTAATCGTGGGCCCGCGCCAGTTGGATCACGTAATTATCCGGGTTGAAGGTTTGAATCACCACTTGGCCGGCCTCATCGGCACGTCCGGCCCGCCCGGCCACCTGCGCTAGGAGGTCAAAGGTGCGCTCAGAGGACCGAAAATCGGGTAAATCCAGCCCCGTGTCGGCGTTTAAGACCCCCACCAGGGTCACCCCCGGGAAATCTAACCCCTTGGCGATCATTTGGGTCCCCAATAGGATGTCGGCCTCGTGGTTACCAAACTTAGTTAGTAATTTCTCGTGCATCCCCTTTCGGCGGGTAGTATCAACGTCCATCCGGATGATCCGAGCGGTCGGCAGGTAGGTTTGCAATTCGGCTACCGCCTTTTCGGTACCGGTCCCGTAGTAGCGGATTCGGTGGCCCTGGCAGTTCGGACAGGTGTTGGGGATCCGCTCCTCGTGACCGCAATAGTGACACTTTAGGCTCCGGCTATCCATGTGCAGGGTCAACGAGATATCGCAGTTGGGACACTTAGGAACGTAACCGCAGTCCCTACACATCACAAAGGAGGAAAAGCCCCGCCGGTTAAGCATTAGGATGCTTTGCTGCCCCTTATTAAGCCGGTCGGTCAACAAGTTCAAGAGCGGCAACGAATAATTAGTCTCCCCCCGCGCTTGAACCTCTCTTTTCATATCGACCACTTGGATCGGCGGCAGGGGGCGTTGGTTAACCCGGTGGAGCAAGGTTAAGCGGTGGTATAACCCGGTCGCCGCCCTGGCCCGGCTTTCTAGGCTCGGGGTTGCCGATCCCAAGACGAGCGGGGCGTGATGGTAAGCAGCTCGCCACTTAGCAACGTCGCGGGCGTGATAACGGGGGGCGTCGTCTTGTTTGTAAGACGACTCGTGCTCCTCATCCATAATGATCAAACCAACGTTGTCTAGGGGGGCAAATACCGCTGAGCGCGCCCCCACCACCACTTTCGCCTCGCCACGCTTGATTCGGCGCCATTCGTCATAGCGTTCCCCGTTGGAAAGGCCCGAATGCAGGACCGCGACTTGTTTACCAAAGCGGCCCCGCACCCGGCTGACGATTTGCGGGGTTAGTGAAATTTCTGGCACCAACATCAGGGCGCTGCGCCCGTTAGCTAAGGCCCGTTCAATTGCCCGCAGGTAAACCTCCGTTTTCCCCGAACCCGTCACCCCCTGCAACAGGAAAGTTTCGGCGGTTCGTTGATCGGTGGCCTGGTTAATCCTTTTCACCGCCTGGGCCTGCTCCTGATTTAGGGTCGGCGGGGCAGTTGGTGACGTAGGCAGCGCCCCACTGGGATCGCGGTAAACTTCTGCTTGCCCCTTTTTGAGCCAACCCCGCTTAGCCCCGGTCGTAAAGGTAGCCGCCGAAAGGCCACTCTCTTCTTGGGCTTGCTTGAGTGGCACGGTTTTCCCCGCTAAGCTTTGCAAGTAATCCAATAGATTCCGCTGGGCGTGGGCGTTTTTTAACACCCCTAGTCGCTCCCCTTCGTAATCATCAAAGGACAGCGTTGGGGTAATGGTGGTGATTTGTTTAGCCCGGGCCCGGTCGTGAACCCGATAGTCAATTACCACCTTACCCGCTCGCCGTAGCCTCATCAACTGACTCAGTGCCAGGGGATCAGTTTGAACTTTGGCAAGGTCTAATTCATCCTGATCGGCAAACAGGGCGAGCCTCGTTTGCTCATCAACTTCATCGACCAAGCGAACCAACCGTGTCGTCTGGGCCTTTAAGAGGCTCGGTAACATGGTATAAAAGGCCGTGATTTTAAAGGCGTAGGTTTGATCGGCCAACCAACCCGCTAGTTTCAGTAGCTCGTCATTTAAGACCGGGCTTAGGTCCATCACCCCAGCGAGGTCCTTTAAGTCACCGTCAAATTCACCTGGTTGGTCAACGGCGACCACAAACCCTTGGACCTCCCGGCTTCCCCGCCCAAAGGGGACCATCACTCGCATCCCCGGTTGCACTTGACGCTCGAGGCGTTCGGGCACCCGGTAGGTGTAGGGGCGGTTGGTCTGCATCGTTGGAACATCAACTATGACTTGAACGAGTTCCGCCATTTGTTTTCCCCCCCAATCGTTGACCAATCAGCGCTACCAGTCGCTTTGCCACCGCCGCTTTACTAAGCTTGGGCCAAGTCTGGGGTGTCTGATCGGCCGCCAAAATGGTGACCTGGTTGGTATCGGCCCCAAAGCCACTGCCCACCTTGGTCACGTCATTAGCTACGATCAAATCGGCGTTTTTCTTCTTTAACTCCGCCATGCCGTTTTCGACCAGAGCGGTTGTTTCGGCGGCAAACCCCACCACCAGGCGGTGCCCCTTCTTTTGCCCCATTGTCTTCAAAATATCCGGGGTCTTCACCAGTTTCAGGATCAGCTCCCCATGGGCATCCTTTTTGATCTTTTGGTCACTAACCGCTTCCATGCGAAAGTCGGCCACCGCCGCCGCCATTACGAGGGCGTCCGCCCCTTCAAAAGCCTGATCAACGGCCGCCAACAACTCCTCGGTGGTTTCAACTTGGCGAACAGTGATTCCGGCGTCGTTTGGCAAGTCGACACTCACGCTGCCAACAATCAATTCCACCTGGGCCCCCTGGTTAGCAGCTGCTTTTGCAATCGCAATTCCCATCTTACCGGAGGAACGGTTGCCGATAAAGCGAACCGGATCCAGTGGCTCGCGGGTTCCCCCCGCCGTCACCACCAAGCGCTTACCCGCTAAGGCGTTTCCGGTGGTTAAAAACTCCGCAACCCAAGCGATAATGGTGCTAACCTCGGGCATCCGTCCCATGCCGGTGTAACCCTCCGCCAACATCCCATCGGCGGGTTCCAAGAAGTGAACCCCATCAGCCAGCAGTTGGGTAACGTTTCGTTGCGTAGCTGGGTTTTGCCACATGTGTGAATTCATGGCCGGCACCACCAGACGCGGGGCCTGGGTCGCTAACAGGGCGCTGGTGACCGCATCATCAGCCAGCCCCGCCGCCATCTTAGCAATTACATCCGCACTAGCCGGCACCACCAAGGCCAAGTCGGACCAGTCGGCTAAGTGAACGTGAGGGATTTGCCCCTCTTCGCTCATTTCCCAGAGGTCATCAACGACCGGGTGGTGCGTCAAAGAAGCCAGGGTGGCGGGACCAACAAACTGCTCCGCCGCTTTTGTTTGGGCTACCCGCACCTCGTGACCAGCGCGCTGAAGCTCCCGCACCACGCTTACTGCCTTATAAGCCGCAATGCTTCCCGTTAGGTATACCGCAATCCTTGCCATCCTGTCTTCCTCCTTAAAATAAAAAGCGACCCGGGATCCCCCTGGCCACTTTTCCCGGTTCACCCGGTCATTAATCTTGTAAGTCTTCGTGTTGGTCGGGGTTGATCGTTACCAATCCCGCTTCGATTTCTTCCAGCGCCATCCCAACGGACTTGTTGGAGTCATAGTGGTCCAACAAGAGCGGCTTGTCGCCTTCTAAGCTGACCGTTTCGCCAGCCTTATCCGGGTGGGCCGCCCGCCACTTATCGATCCGGTACTTGTCGATTTCGTGGGCCCGCTTGCTAGCCAACATGATTAGTGAGTAACGGGAGTCAACCCGCTCTAATAGCTTATCAACGGATGGAAATAAGATCATTTCATCGATTCTCCTAACATTTCTAAGTAGTCCGGCATCACGCGCCGCACCCGTAACCGTTCGCTACGGATGATTTCTTTAACTTTTTCAACGGCGTTTGGAACCTCGTCGTTAACCACCGCATAGTCGTAATTTTGCATCATTTCGATCTCACTAAAGGCCTTCTTGATGCGCTTGTTAATTACTTCCATGCTGTCGGTTCCCCGGTGAATTAGACGTTGCTTTAATTCCATTAGATCAGGTGGGGTTAGGAAAATGAAGACGCCATTTGGGCTCTTGGAACGAACTTGCATCGCCCCGTTAACTTCAATTTCCAAAAAGACGTCTTTACCGGCATCTAAGGTATCATTAATCCATTTTAATGGCGTGCCGTAATAATTGTCAACATACTTGGCGTACTCAAGCATTTCGCCGGCCTGGATTTTTTGTTCAAACTCCTCTTTGGAAACAAAGAAGTAGTCCTTGCCATTGACTTCTCCCGGCCGCGGCTTGCGCGTCGTCATTGAAATTGAATACTGAAAGTCGTTTCCCGGTTGGTCAAAGATGGCTTTACGCACCG
The nucleotide sequence above comes from Limosilactobacillus fermentum. Encoded proteins:
- the fmt gene encoding methionyl-tRNA formyltransferase produces the protein MKSIVFMGTPQFAVPILKALIDSEDYQVLAVVSQPDRRVGRKRELRATPVKELALENGIEVLTPEKINHSPEMDRVIELAPDLIITAAFGQFLPDKLLAAAKVAAINVHGSLLPKYRGGAPIQYAVMNGDAETGVTIMYMVKKMDAGDIISQASLPITKQDDTGTMFEKLSLLGRDLLLDTLPKLLAGDITPVKQDESQVVFSPNITREQETIDFTLPADRIDDLVRGLRPAPVGNMVIDGLRTKVYDVTPLTETTDLQPGQVVRVEKHALIIAAGAGTTYQINSLKPAGKPKMDITDYLNGHQNLKPGVQAINND
- the priA gene encoding primosomal protein N', encoding MAELVQVIVDVPTMQTNRPYTYRVPERLERQVQPGMRVMVPFGRGSREVQGFVVAVDQPGEFDGDLKDLAGVMDLSPVLNDELLKLAGWLADQTYAFKITAFYTMLPSLLKAQTTRLVRLVDEVDEQTRLALFADQDELDLAKVQTDPLALSQLMRLRRAGKVVIDYRVHDRARAKQITTITPTLSFDDYEGERLGVLKNAHAQRNLLDYLQSLAGKTVPLKQAQEESGLSAATFTTGAKRGWLKKGQAEVYRDPSGALPTSPTAPPTLNQEQAQAVKRINQATDQRTAETFLLQGVTGSGKTEVYLRAIERALANGRSALMLVPEISLTPQIVSRVRGRFGKQVAVLHSGLSNGERYDEWRRIKRGEAKVVVGARSAVFAPLDNVGLIIMDEEHESSYKQDDAPRYHARDVAKWRAAYHHAPLVLGSATPSLESRARAATGLYHRLTLLHRVNQRPLPPIQVVDMKREVQARGETNYSLPLLNLLTDRLNKGQQSILMLNRRGFSSFVMCRDCGYVPKCPNCDISLTLHMDSRSLKCHYCGHEERIPNTCPNCQGHRIRYYGTGTEKAVAELQTYLPTARIIRMDVDTTRRKGMHEKLLTKFGNHEADILLGTQMIAKGLDFPGVTLVGVLNADTGLDLPDFRSSERTFDLLAQVAGRAGRADEAGQVVIQTFNPDNYVIQLARAHDYERFFVQEMNLRKLGAYPPYYYTVRVMGSHPDEQMAARVMQAVRQELVGQLDSQTIILGPTPRAIARLKNRYYYQIVIKYRHDPALHARLTAIMEGAQQQFDRETQVMIDPDPQYFL
- the coaBC gene encoding bifunctional phosphopantothenoylcysteine decarboxylase/phosphopantothenate--cysteine ligase CoaBC; the protein is MARIAVYLTGSIAAYKAVSVVRELQRAGHEVRVAQTKAAEQFVGPATLASLTHHPVVDDLWEMSEEGQIPHVHLADWSDLALVVPASADVIAKMAAGLADDAVTSALLATQAPRLVVPAMNSHMWQNPATQRNVTQLLADGVHFLEPADGMLAEGYTGMGRMPEVSTIIAWVAEFLTTGNALAGKRLVVTAGGTREPLDPVRFIGNRSSGKMGIAIAKAAANQGAQVELIVGSVSVDLPNDAGITVRQVETTEELLAAVDQAFEGADALVMAAAVADFRMEAVSDQKIKKDAHGELILKLVKTPDILKTMGQKKGHRLVVGFAAETTALVENGMAELKKKNADLIVANDVTKVGSGFGADTNQVTILAADQTPQTWPKLSKAAVAKRLVALIGQRLGGKTNGGTRSSHS
- the rpoZ gene encoding DNA-directed RNA polymerase subunit omega, whose product is MILFPSVDKLLERVDSRYSLIMLASKRAHEIDKYRIDKWRAAHPDKAGETVSLEGDKPLLLDHYDSNKSVGMALEEIEAGLVTINPDQHEDLQD
- the gmk gene encoding guanylate kinase; this translates as MTKRGMLIVLSGPSGVGKGTVRKAIFDQPGNDFQYSISMTTRKPRPGEVNGKDYFFVSKEEFEQKIQAGEMLEYAKYVDNYYGTPLKWINDTLDAGKDVFLEIEVNGAMQVRSKSPNGVFIFLTPPDLMELKQRLIHRGTDSMEVINKRIKKAFSEIEMMQNYDYAVVNDEVPNAVEKVKEIIRSERLRVRRVMPDYLEMLGESMK